The following proteins are encoded in a genomic region of Xenopus laevis strain J_2021 chromosome 3L, Xenopus_laevis_v10.1, whole genome shotgun sequence:
- the dguok.L gene encoding deoxyguanosine kinase, mitochondrial isoform X1, translated as MFLSKVWRLLDAAEIHCYYSQKIKLNLFCTFVHRDENQHVHFMKSQTTKPLQQSISTNLSSNKEMQVKRLSVEGNIAVGKSTFLRLLSNTFQEWSFATEPLKKWQNIQSTSFQTTTSSKPPMDNLLQLMYDDPKRWSYTFQTFSCMSRFKIQIQPLSEPVLKQQEHVQIFERSVYSDRYIFAKTLYELQHLNEMEWTLYQEWHTFLIQEFSRRVALDGIIYLWATPEKCFERLQRRARKEEKTLQLQYLEKLHDQHESWLTKKTTEVSFENMKNIPVLLLNVEEDFENNSAAGDELNNRVKAFVAGL; from the coding sequence ATGTTTTTATCTAAAGTCTGGCGACTTTTGGATGCAGCAGAAATTCATTGCTATTATTCCCAGAAGATCAAATTAAATCTGTTTTGTACATTTGTTCATAGAGATGAAAATCAGCATGTACACTTCATGAAAAGTCAAACTACCAAACCACTTCAACAGTCAATTTCTACAAATCTTAGTTCTAACAAAGAAATGCAAGTGAAAAGATTATCTGTGGAAGGAAATATAGCAGTAGGAAAATCCACCTTTCTCAGGCTGCTATCCAATACATTCCAAGAATGGAGTTTTGCTACAGAGCCTCTAAAGAAATGGCAGAATATTCAATCTACTTCATTCCAAACAACGACTTCCTCAAAACCTCCCATGGACAACCTCCTGCAACTGATGTATGATGACCCCAAACGATGGTCTTACACGTTCCAGACATTTTCTTGTATGAGTCgatttaaaatacaaattcagCCACTTTCAGAGCCAGTATTAAAGCAGCAGGAGCATGTTCAGATATTTGAGAGATCTGTTTATAGTGACAGATATATATTTGCTAAAACCCTTTATGAACTCCAACACTTAAATGAAATGGAGTGGACTTTGTATCAAGAATGGCACACTTTTCTCATTCAAGAATTTTCCAGAAGAGTTGCACTGGATGGAATTATTTACCTATGGGCAACTCCAGAAAAATGTTTTGAGAGACTGCAAAGAAGGGCCAGAAAGGAGGAGAAGACTCTGCAACTTCAGTACCTTGAGAAGCTTCATGACCAACATGAAAGTTGGCTGACAAAGAAGACAACCGAAGTTAGTtttgaaaacatgaaaaatattccagTTTTATTACTAAATGTTGAGGAAGACTTTGAAAACAATTCTGCAGCAGGTGATGAGCTCAACAACAGAGTTAAGGCATTTGTTGCTGGactgtaa
- the dguok.L gene encoding deoxyguanosine kinase, mitochondrial translates to MKSQTTKPLQQSISTNLSSNKEMQVKRLSVEGNIAVGKSTFLRLLSNTFQEWSFATEPLKKWQNIQSTSFQTTTSSKPPMDNLLQLMYDDPKRWSYTFQTFSCMSRFKIQIQPLSEPVLKQQEHVQIFERSVYSDRYIFAKTLYELQHLNEMEWTLYQEWHTFLIQEFSRRVALDGIIYLWATPEKCFERLQRRARKEEKTLQLQYLEKLHDQHESWLTKKTTEVSFENMKNIPVLLLNVEEDFENNSAAGDELNNRVKAFVAGL, encoded by the coding sequence ATGAAAAGTCAAACTACCAAACCACTTCAACAGTCAATTTCTACAAATCTTAGTTCTAACAAAGAAATGCAAGTGAAAAGATTATCTGTGGAAGGAAATATAGCAGTAGGAAAATCCACCTTTCTCAGGCTGCTATCCAATACATTCCAAGAATGGAGTTTTGCTACAGAGCCTCTAAAGAAATGGCAGAATATTCAATCTACTTCATTCCAAACAACGACTTCCTCAAAACCTCCCATGGACAACCTCCTGCAACTGATGTATGATGACCCCAAACGATGGTCTTACACGTTCCAGACATTTTCTTGTATGAGTCgatttaaaatacaaattcagCCACTTTCAGAGCCAGTATTAAAGCAGCAGGAGCATGTTCAGATATTTGAGAGATCTGTTTATAGTGACAGATATATATTTGCTAAAACCCTTTATGAACTCCAACACTTAAATGAAATGGAGTGGACTTTGTATCAAGAATGGCACACTTTTCTCATTCAAGAATTTTCCAGAAGAGTTGCACTGGATGGAATTATTTACCTATGGGCAACTCCAGAAAAATGTTTTGAGAGACTGCAAAGAAGGGCCAGAAAGGAGGAGAAGACTCTGCAACTTCAGTACCTTGAGAAGCTTCATGACCAACATGAAAGTTGGCTGACAAAGAAGACAACCGAAGTTAGTtttgaaaacatgaaaaatattccagTTTTATTACTAAATGTTGAGGAAGACTTTGAAAACAATTCTGCAGCAGGTGATGAGCTCAACAACAGAGTTAAGGCATTTGTTGCTGGactgtaa